A segment of the Chrysiogenia bacterium genome:
GTCGCGGTGAAGTCTACCACGGGCGCTCCGTGTTGGCATTCACCCGCGAGATCGGCGAGGGGACGGGCGCGTGAGCGAAAACGAGAACGACGAGCTGGACTGGCGGTCCCAATGGGGGCCGGAGCTGCTCATTCTCGCGCTCGCCGTGCTGCTGCGCGTGTGGGATTTCGGTGCCGCCGAGTTCGTCCGTTACGCCGATCGCGACGCCTATCGCGGGTGGCTGATGATCCACGGGAAGCTGCGTTCCATGATGGGACCCGAGCTCACCTACGGCGGCAACCTGCCGGGGCCTTTCCTATATTTGACGTTGGGTTTCGTGTTGCTGCTCTTCGGAGGAAATCCCGAGAGCCTCGTCGGCCTTGCCGCCCTGTGCTCGCTGGGTGCGCTGGGGCTCTCCTATTTCGCCGTGCGCGAGTTGTTCGGCCGTCGCGTGGCGCTTGTCGCCGCGCTGCATCTCTGTATTCTTCCCTCGCACTTTTTCAACGCGCGTCTTGCCTGGAATCCGACCTGGGGCCTCCCGCTTGCGGCGGGCGTGTTCCTGCTGCTCGCTCGCAGCATCCGCCGGGGGCCGAGCCTTCGCCGGATCGGCGGCGCGGGCGCGCTCATCGGGCTGGCGGTGCAGTGTCACGGCAGTTACTTCTCGCTCCTCGTGCCGGCGCTGCTGGTCCCGGCCTTCTTCGTCAGTTCGCTTCGCGAACGCTCGAAGTTTGCCGGGGTGCTCATCGCCTTCGCACTGCTTCCGCAGGTTCCCTACTTCATTGAGCTTGCCGGTCGCCCGGTGGAGAAAACCATCGAGAAAATCGATCGCAGCGCCTATTACTTCGAACTGCGCTCCCAGTTTGGAGAAACACCGCTCGAGCCCATCGCACGCGGCGAGATCCTCACCGAGGAAGAGCTCCTCGCCCGCGTGGGCGAGCGCCCGCTTGCTCCGTGGACGCCCTTCGCCATTGCCGCGCATCAGATTTATCCAAGCGCCAACGAAGATGCCTACGATTTTCGCTGGCTCACGCGCGCCGACAACTTTCTGAACTACGGTGCCTGGGGTCCGTTCTGGCGATTCCTGCAGGGCGCGACCGCGCTCCTGCTGCTCGCCCTGTTCGGGCTGGGCCTCTTCGAAGCGTTCACACGCTGGCGCGCGAAGCGCGACGAGGCTGCGCCGCTGCTGGCCGCGTGGCTGCTCGCGCCGCTCGTTCCGATCACGCTCATTCAGCAGGTCTACTTCGCTTTTCCCGACGATCCGTCCATGAGCGTTTGGGTCTCTGGATCGCGCTACCTGCTCCCGGCCTTTCCCGCGGCCAGCGCCTTTGTCGCGCTCGGCGTAGAAAATCTCCGGGAGCGTTTTGGCCAAAAACGCTGGATTCTTGCTCCCCTGGCGCTTGCCGTTCTGTGCGGCGTGCTCATCGATTTCGGTTTTCGGTTTACGACCTACTATTTCAATCGCAGCGGCGCGATCAATCGCATGACCATTTCACAAAAGCTTGAACTGGCAGGTGCCCTGCGCTGCACGCTCGGACTGAGCCTCGAGGACATCGAAACACGGGTCGTCGACCGCAGCCTGCTGGCCATCGAAGACGACTTCATGCTGCCCTTCGCCCATGCCGCAGTACACTGCGATGGTGATTCGACTCACGTGACCCTGCCACCCGATGCCTGCCTGGCCCTCGACCTGCCGGCCCGGCTCCGGAAGGACAGCCGGTACTGGCCCGGCAGAATCGCCAACCAAAACATTAAGGAGGCGGCCCGATTGACCCCCTCCGGGCTCACCCCTATCCTTCAAACTGATAGTTTTGTCATCTCGACCTATGAACGGATGCCTTGCCTGAAGGGCAATGTCATCAACGGGTACTTTTCCGATGAACGAGACCCTGAGCGAACCGACGCGTCCTGGCGTCGCCGGAACTGAAGCGCCAGCCGCGCGTTCGGAGCGTTCGCTCGAGGAATTCTGGGACAACAAGATTCTCCATTGGGAGGACAGCGCCTACGGTCCCGTGCCCGCCGCGCCGCTGGCCCGCGTCTTCCACAATCTTCGCAGCTCCATTCGCGCGCGGCTCAACCTGACTGCCGGCATTCTCGCGCCGTATCTCCAAAGTTATACGCGCGTGCTCGACCTGGGCTGCGGCTCGGGAATCCTGGGCGAGCGCCTGCTCGGCGAATCGCCTTGCCGCTACGAGGGCATCGATCTTTCCGGGCGCGCCTGCGAGCGCGCGCGCGAGCGACTCGCCTCCTTCGAAGGGCGCGCCCGCATCACCCGCGCCGCCGCGCTGGAGACTCCGTGGCCCGACGCCGACATCGTCGTCGCACTGGGCCTGC
Coding sequences within it:
- a CDS encoding glycosyltransferase family 39 protein; translated protein: MSENENDELDWRSQWGPELLILALAVLLRVWDFGAAEFVRYADRDAYRGWLMIHGKLRSMMGPELTYGGNLPGPFLYLTLGFVLLLFGGNPESLVGLAALCSLGALGLSYFAVRELFGRRVALVAALHLCILPSHFFNARLAWNPTWGLPLAAGVFLLLARSIRRGPSLRRIGGAGALIGLAVQCHGSYFSLLVPALLVPAFFVSSLRERSKFAGVLIAFALLPQVPYFIELAGRPVEKTIEKIDRSAYYFELRSQFGETPLEPIARGEILTEEELLARVGERPLAPWTPFAIAAHQIYPSANEDAYDFRWLTRADNFLNYGAWGPFWRFLQGATALLLLALFGLGLFEAFTRWRAKRDEAAPLLAAWLLAPLVPITLIQQVYFAFPDDPSMSVWVSGSRYLLPAFPAASAFVALGVENLRERFGQKRWILAPLALAVLCGVLIDFGFRFTTYYFNRSGAINRMTISQKLELAGALRCTLGLSLEDIETRVVDRSLLAIEDDFMLPFAHAAVHCDGDSTHVTLPPDACLALDLPARLRKDSRYWPGRIANQNIKEAARLTPSGLTPILQTDSFVISTYERMPCLKGNVINGYFSDERDPERTDASWRRRN
- a CDS encoding class I SAM-dependent methyltransferase; translation: MNETLSEPTRPGVAGTEAPAARSERSLEEFWDNKILHWEDSAYGPVPAAPLARVFHNLRSSIRARLNLTAGILAPYLQSYTRVLDLGCGSGILGERLLGESPCRYEGIDLSGRACERARERLASFEGRARITRAAALETPWPDADIVVALGLLDWLEASEIDALLARLSKHRFVFSFSEASPSLAARVHRLWLVRRTQIMGTPARAHHHSESYIREVLERHSCGPVRFVRDPAMRFGVLVTNLEENAK